A genomic region of Aeropyrum pernix K1 contains the following coding sequences:
- a CDS encoding NADH-quinone oxidoreductase subunit C yields MASRDAPGEGRLLSQPMDPEAVLAEAVKRAEEALKERGIQFKREDGKGFVDFIVSVDDLVRAAEALKTVGFDHVVSITTIDYLKEKKFRVVYHVSSYLDAALKGAIVGLGVELPRVEKPSIPSLSQIWISAEFQEREVYEFFGIEFEGHPDLRPFLLTPPVAEKRPLRKDFVVREESIYEGVPKEWSKA; encoded by the coding sequence GTGGCGTCCCGTGATGCACCTGGGGAGGGTAGGCTGCTCTCCCAGCCTATGGATCCGGAGGCTGTTTTAGCAGAGGCTGTGAAGAGGGCCGAGGAGGCTTTGAAGGAGAGAGGCATTCAGTTCAAGCGTGAGGATGGTAAGGGGTTCGTCGACTTTATCGTTAGCGTTGATGACCTTGTCAGGGCTGCGGAAGCTCTTAAAACTGTGGGTTTCGACCATGTTGTGAGCATCACCACGATAGACTATCTTAAGGAGAAGAAGTTTAGAGTAGTCTACCATGTCTCCAGCTATCTCGACGCAGCCTTGAAGGGGGCGATAGTTGGGTTGGGGGTTGAACTCCCGAGGGTTGAGAAGCCCTCTATACCAAGCCTCTCCCAGATCTGGATCAGCGCAGAGTTCCAGGAAAGGGAGGTTTACGAGTTCTTCGGGATCGAGTTCGAGGGCCACCCAGACCTAAGGCCTTTTCTGCTCACCCCTCCCGTTGCAGAGAAGAGGCCTCTGAGGAAGGACTTTGTCGTTAGGGAGGAGAGCATTTACGAGGGGGTGCCTAAGGAATGGTCGAAGGCGTGA
- a CDS encoding NADH-quinone oxidoreductase subunit B yields MALESEGKVYLGNVDVAAKRARDLLLGKIPLDKMVDWATSFSLWPVHLTTSCCSTEFAATFAPRIDGEQFGALPWVGPRQTNLIIIEGTVTKKMACAVRLTWEQMPHPKFAIAMGACALDGGLFYNSYNIVKPWQVLPIDIYIPGCPPRPEGVARAIVELQRKIRSKKIASGWVREGWRPDREPLIPTEDLCGWAVKKV; encoded by the coding sequence GTGGCTCTTGAGAGCGAGGGCAAAGTATACCTTGGGAATGTTGACGTGGCTGCAAAGAGAGCCAGGGACTTACTGCTCGGCAAGATCCCCCTCGACAAGATGGTGGACTGGGCCACCAGCTTCAGCCTGTGGCCCGTCCACCTCACAACCAGCTGCTGCAGCACCGAGTTCGCCGCGACCTTCGCACCAAGGATTGACGGTGAACAGTTCGGGGCCCTCCCCTGGGTGGGGCCTAGGCAGACAAACCTGATTATAATAGAGGGTACTGTCACCAAGAAGATGGCTTGCGCCGTCAGACTAACATGGGAGCAGATGCCCCATCCAAAGTTCGCGATAGCCATGGGCGCCTGCGCCCTGGACGGCGGCCTATTCTACAACAGCTATAACATAGTGAAGCCGTGGCAGGTCCTTCCCATAGACATCTACATACCAGGCTGTCCTCCCAGGCCCGAGGGCGTTGCGAGGGCTATCGTGGAGCTCCAGCGGAAGATCAGGAGTAAGAAGATTGCGAGCGGCTGGGTTAGGGAGGGCTGGAGGCCCGATAGAGAGCCCCTCATACCCACCGAGGACCTCTGCGGCTGGGCTGTGAAGAAGGTTTAA
- a CDS encoding NADH dehydrogenase subunit A, with the protein MGLIETLYSPGVMMLVALVIIPLLVVGATVAVVFLLKLITTGRPDVEKIEARKYLRYDAGNPPRPGDFRRKVSMQYLGYLILFLAVEPIVILMALILIAPREALARVLFLYVAILLIYAPLLYYGIRESRRLEAWILG; encoded by the coding sequence TTGGGGCTCATTGAAACGCTTTACAGCCCCGGCGTAATGATGCTCGTTGCACTAGTGATAATACCCCTGCTTGTTGTGGGAGCCACGGTAGCAGTCGTCTTCCTACTGAAGCTCATCACAACGGGTAGGCCCGACGTTGAGAAGATCGAGGCTAGAAAGTACCTTAGGTATGATGCAGGCAACCCGCCGAGACCGGGGGATTTCAGGCGGAAGGTTAGCATGCAGTACCTAGGCTATCTTATACTGTTCCTCGCAGTAGAGCCTATTGTAATCCTGATGGCTCTCATACTAATAGCGCCTAGAGAGGCGTTGGCGAGGGTGCTATTTCTATATGTCGCTATATTACTGATCTACGCCCCACTCCTATACTACGGGATAAGAGAATCCAGGCGGCTCGAGGCCTGGATACTCGGGTAG
- a CDS encoding elongation factor EF-2, which translates to MGARVKVVSEIEKIMRNIDQIRNIGIIAHVDHGKTTTSDSLLAAAGIISERIAGEALVLDYLNVEKQRGITVKSANVSLYHEYEGKPYVINLIDTPGHVDFSGKVTRSLRVLDGAIVVVDAVEGVMTQTETVIRQALEERVRPILFINKVDRLIKELKLPPEKIQQRFVEIIKEVNNLIDLYAEPEFRKKWKLDPNAGMVAFGSAKDKWGISVPQVKKKGITFREIIQAYEKGKEAVAELSKKMPLHETLLDMVIKFVPNPREAQRYRIPKIWKGDINSEIGQAMLNADPDGPLVFFINDVRIEKAGLVATGRVFSGTLRSGEEVYLLNAGKKSRLLQVSIYMGPFREVTKEIPAGNIGAVMGFEDVRAGETVVSLGYEENAAPFESLRYVSEPVVTIAVEPVKIQDLPKMIEALRKLTIEDPNLVVKINEETGEYLLSGMGPLHLEIALTMLREKFGVEVKASPPIVVYRETVRQQSRVFEGKSPNKHNKLYISVEPLNEETITLIQNGAVTEDQDPKDRARILADKAGWDYNEARKIWAIDENINVFVDKTAGVQYLREVKDTIIAGFRLALKEGPLAAEPVRGVKVVLHDAVIHEDPVHRGPGQLYPAVRNAIWAGILDGRPTLLEPLQKLDIRAPMEYLSNITAVLTRKRGRIINVETTGVMARIIAAIPVAESFDLAGELRSATAGRAFWGVEFYGWAPVPDQMLQDLIAKIRQRKGLPPSPPKIDDLIGP; encoded by the coding sequence ATGGGAGCCAGAGTAAAGGTCGTCTCAGAGATAGAGAAGATAATGAGGAATATAGACCAGATAAGGAATATTGGTATAATCGCCCACGTCGACCACGGGAAGACAACTACTTCCGACAGCCTGCTGGCAGCGGCGGGCATAATCTCCGAGAGGATCGCTGGTGAGGCCCTTGTACTGGACTATCTCAATGTCGAGAAGCAGAGGGGGATAACCGTTAAAAGCGCGAACGTGAGCCTCTACCACGAGTACGAGGGGAAACCCTATGTCATAAACCTCATCGACACCCCAGGCCACGTCGACTTCTCGGGCAAGGTGACCAGGAGCCTCAGAGTGCTGGACGGCGCCATAGTGGTGGTGGATGCTGTAGAGGGTGTGATGACGCAGACTGAGACTGTCATACGCCAGGCCCTCGAGGAGAGGGTCAGGCCCATTCTGTTCATAAACAAGGTGGACAGGCTGATCAAGGAGCTTAAGCTCCCTCCTGAGAAGATACAGCAGCGTTTCGTAGAGATTATAAAGGAGGTCAACAACCTCATAGACCTGTATGCAGAGCCCGAGTTCAGGAAGAAGTGGAAGCTAGACCCAAACGCCGGTATGGTGGCTTTCGGCAGTGCAAAGGACAAGTGGGGCATCTCGGTCCCGCAGGTCAAGAAGAAGGGGATTACTTTCAGGGAGATCATACAGGCGTACGAGAAGGGGAAGGAGGCTGTTGCCGAGCTCTCCAAGAAGATGCCGCTCCACGAGACCCTGCTTGACATGGTGATAAAGTTCGTGCCCAACCCAAGGGAGGCTCAGAGGTATAGGATACCGAAGATATGGAAGGGCGACATAAACTCTGAGATCGGCCAGGCGATGCTTAACGCGGATCCCGACGGCCCCCTGGTGTTCTTCATAAACGACGTTAGGATTGAGAAGGCCGGCCTTGTGGCTACAGGCAGAGTCTTTTCCGGCACGCTGAGAAGCGGGGAAGAGGTTTATCTACTGAACGCCGGCAAGAAGTCTAGGCTGCTCCAGGTCAGCATCTACATGGGACCCTTCAGAGAGGTTACCAAGGAAATACCCGCGGGCAACATAGGGGCAGTCATGGGCTTCGAGGATGTTAGGGCTGGCGAAACTGTCGTGTCCCTCGGGTACGAGGAGAACGCCGCGCCGTTCGAGAGCCTGAGGTATGTGAGCGAGCCTGTGGTAACCATAGCTGTTGAGCCAGTCAAGATCCAGGACCTCCCCAAGATGATAGAGGCTCTTAGGAAGCTCACGATAGAAGATCCCAACCTCGTCGTCAAGATAAACGAGGAGACGGGCGAGTACCTCCTCTCGGGGATGGGCCCGCTACACCTCGAGATAGCCCTCACAATGCTAAGGGAGAAGTTCGGAGTGGAGGTCAAGGCGAGCCCGCCTATAGTTGTTTACAGGGAGACAGTCCGGCAGCAGAGCAGGGTGTTCGAGGGCAAGAGCCCCAACAAGCATAACAAGCTATATATAAGCGTCGAGCCGTTGAACGAGGAAACCATAACCCTCATACAGAACGGGGCGGTGACTGAGGACCAGGATCCGAAGGATAGGGCAAGAATACTGGCTGACAAGGCCGGCTGGGACTATAACGAGGCTAGGAAGATCTGGGCGATAGACGAGAACATAAACGTGTTCGTTGACAAGACCGCCGGAGTCCAGTACCTCAGGGAGGTTAAGGACACTATAATAGCCGGGTTCAGGCTGGCGCTCAAGGAGGGCCCACTCGCAGCAGAGCCCGTCAGGGGTGTAAAGGTGGTGCTACACGACGCCGTGATCCACGAAGACCCCGTCCACAGAGGCCCCGGACAGCTATACCCCGCTGTCAGGAACGCCATATGGGCTGGTATACTGGATGGCAGGCCGACACTACTCGAGCCGCTGCAGAAGCTCGATATAAGGGCGCCGATGGAGTATCTAAGCAACATAACAGCCGTGCTAACCAGGAAGAGGGGAAGGATAATCAACGTCGAGACTACGGGAGTGATGGCAAGGATAATAGCCGCCATACCTGTGGCCGAGAGCTTCGACCTCGCCGGAGAACTTAGGAGCGCCACAGCTGGAAGGGCGTTCTGGGGAGTGGAGTTCTACGGCTGGGCACCTGTACCGGACCAGATGCTCCAGGACCTCATAGCCAAGATAAGGCAGAGGAAGGGCCTCCCACCAAGCCCGCCGAAGATAGACGACTTGATAGGCCCCTAA
- a CDS encoding ERCC4 domain-containing protein: MEGGRYRRGGFRPRVYVDVREERSPVPSILESLGVQVIPKQLPMGDYLVSDSIIVERKTSSDFAKSLFDGRLFEQASRLAEHYETVFIIVEGPPVPRRYRGRERSLYAAMAALQLDYGIRLMNTMDPKGTALVIESLARLSTREGGQRIVIHKKPRLSDVREWQLYILQSFPGIGRRTAERILERFGSLERFFTASKAEISKVEGIGEKRAEEIKKILMTPYKRSTGGGRRHASLDDFYRGEGEAGSG, translated from the coding sequence TTGGAGGGCGGGCGCTACAGGCGAGGCGGATTTAGGCCTAGAGTTTATGTGGATGTTAGGGAGGAGAGGAGCCCTGTTCCTTCTATTCTCGAGAGCCTTGGGGTACAAGTTATACCTAAGCAGCTCCCCATGGGGGATTACCTTGTCTCCGACTCTATTATAGTTGAGAGGAAGACTAGCAGCGACTTCGCCAAGAGCCTCTTCGACGGTAGGCTGTTCGAGCAGGCTTCCAGGCTTGCGGAGCATTATGAAACCGTCTTCATAATAGTTGAAGGACCTCCTGTGCCCAGGCGTTACAGAGGGAGGGAGAGGAGCCTCTACGCCGCTATGGCCGCCTTACAGCTGGACTATGGGATTAGGTTAATGAACACTATGGACCCGAAGGGGACGGCGCTGGTGATAGAGAGCCTCGCCCGCCTCTCCACTAGAGAGGGTGGTCAGAGGATTGTTATACATAAGAAGCCCCGCCTCTCTGACGTGAGGGAGTGGCAGCTCTACATTCTCCAGTCATTCCCAGGCATTGGGAGGAGAACGGCGGAGAGGATATTAGAGAGGTTCGGGAGCCTGGAGAGGTTCTTCACGGCCTCCAAGGCAGAGATATCGAAGGTGGAGGGCATAGGCGAGAAGAGGGCGGAGGAGATTAAGAAGATACTCATGACACCTTACAAGAGAAGCACCGGAGGGGGGAGAAGGCATGCCAGCCTTGACGACTTCTATAGAGGCGAGGGGGAGGCTGGTTCTGGATAA
- a CDS encoding DHH family phosphoesterase yields the protein MSSASRLVEALKEVAGEAEGEKSAVITHRNADPDAVGAALVVREVLRALRMNPCLYSPEGISRQSKRLLEAVGEEFGPLCSPDENPLIAVVVDAANLSQIAGAESLFRAARLKVVIDHHERGSIHEEADVALVDPGAGSSSELAVKTAVEAGTPLRPSVATAALGGIVYDTGRFLRASKLSFEAAAHLLSMGADYGKVLEAGRQRGRRDRGDLSLRLAKLKAFSRLKIGRACSELLIAVTHIGSFESDVAKSLVDEAADVAVAVAERTSEFRLSVRVSPLALEKGVTARAIASMLAEKFGGEGGGHDEAGMAHIPYTAAFSAEDMAVKAFNLISGRLGWMCVKTLEKG from the coding sequence TTGAGCAGCGCCTCAAGACTCGTGGAGGCTCTAAAAGAGGTGGCAGGCGAGGCGGAGGGAGAAAAGTCGGCCGTGATAACACATAGGAACGCCGACCCCGACGCCGTCGGTGCGGCTCTTGTCGTCCGCGAGGTCCTCCGGGCTCTAAGGATGAATCCCTGCCTCTACAGCCCCGAAGGCATTTCGAGACAGTCTAAAAGGCTTCTCGAGGCCGTGGGCGAGGAGTTCGGGCCCCTATGCAGCCCAGACGAAAACCCGCTCATAGCCGTTGTTGTGGACGCCGCAAACCTCAGCCAGATAGCGGGGGCTGAGAGCCTTTTCAGGGCGGCGCGGCTGAAGGTGGTCATCGACCATCACGAGAGAGGTTCTATACATGAAGAGGCTGACGTGGCTCTAGTCGACCCCGGTGCAGGCAGCTCCAGCGAGCTTGCCGTTAAAACAGCAGTCGAAGCCGGGACGCCTCTTAGACCGTCGGTAGCCACCGCCGCGCTAGGTGGGATTGTATATGATACGGGACGCTTTCTGAGGGCGTCGAAACTAAGCTTCGAGGCAGCCGCCCACCTGCTATCCATGGGGGCGGACTACGGTAAGGTCCTGGAGGCTGGCCGCCAGCGAGGTAGGAGGGATAGAGGCGACCTTTCACTCCGTCTGGCCAAGCTGAAGGCGTTCTCCCGCCTCAAAATCGGGAGGGCATGCAGCGAGCTGTTAATCGCTGTCACCCATATCGGCAGTTTCGAGAGTGATGTGGCGAAGAGCCTGGTGGACGAGGCTGCTGACGTAGCTGTAGCCGTTGCGGAGAGGACCTCCGAATTCAGACTCTCTGTTAGAGTGTCCCCTCTAGCCCTGGAGAAGGGTGTTACAGCACGTGCCATCGCCTCCATGCTGGCTGAGAAGTTCGGGGGGGAGGGTGGGGGGCACGACGAGGCTGGCATGGCTCACATACCATACACGGCAGCGTTTAGCGCGGAGGATATGGCTGTAAAAGCCTTCAACCTGATCTCAGGCAGGCTAGGGTGGATGTGTGTAAAGACGCTTGAAAAGGGGTAG
- a CDS encoding prefoldin subunit beta → MVERLPPEVEAKYTKYLKLRETLSVVMREKATVEAGLAEVESVLKELEGLPEDAELYRLTGFVLVKKSKNEVVEDLNKRKEDLELKLKVLKSQEEHLKKELERIESELRRLLQGGAVGGAKGA, encoded by the coding sequence ATGGTAGAGAGGCTGCCGCCAGAGGTTGAGGCGAAGTACACTAAGTATCTGAAGCTCAGGGAGACCCTGAGCGTGGTTATGAGGGAGAAGGCCACTGTAGAGGCTGGCCTAGCCGAGGTGGAGAGTGTCTTAAAGGAGCTTGAAGGCCTGCCGGAGGACGCCGAGCTCTACAGGCTCACGGGCTTCGTCCTTGTGAAAAAGAGCAAGAACGAGGTGGTGGAGGACCTCAACAAGAGGAAGGAGGATCTGGAGCTGAAGCTCAAGGTGCTGAAGAGCCAGGAGGAGCATCTGAAGAAGGAGCTCGAGAGGATAGAGTCGGAGCTTAGGAGGCTCCTGCAGGGAGGGGCAGTTGGAGGGGCGAAAGGAGCCTAG
- a CDS encoding KEOPS complex subunit Pcc1 — translation MSYRARLRLCLGTDSEAIYRSLEAEARQRGPSKGVVKLGMDDGCVVLHIRARDLAGLRAITNSFLLLIHASLAAISGSATRGEERGLKDKSPH, via the coding sequence TTGAGCTACAGGGCGAGGCTTAGGCTATGCCTGGGCACCGACTCGGAGGCTATATACAGAAGCTTGGAGGCTGAGGCCAGGCAGAGGGGGCCCTCAAAGGGGGTAGTGAAGCTGGGTATGGATGACGGTTGCGTGGTACTGCATATCAGAGCCCGCGATCTGGCCGGTTTGAGGGCTATTACGAACAGCTTTCTACTCCTCATCCACGCCTCACTAGCAGCCATATCCGGGTCCGCCACGCGGGGAGAGGAGAGGGGGCTCAAGGATAAATCTCCCCATTAG
- a CDS encoding mechanosensitive ion channel family protein, whose translation MDGSSSDSISGLTSTLMNLPVERVALALVILALGLLASVTARRAIERYGSRVFPRDITHLLARSTYYMVLFLTAVAALQALGVELTALLVAGGFAGLVLSLALQPLFSNFFSGLYLYGEKSLVIGDLISIGGFIGRVVEISTMSTRVRTLDGEVVRIPNSRIINDYMVNYSKSAVRRLTFKASIAYREDIGKAINTISNALESIYLVLKDPSPEVYASELGDSGVIIDVKVWVPTDYWYQASMQVIKTVREALAREGIEIPFTQVDVWFRTPLEIGGKEG comes from the coding sequence ATGGATGGATCATCCTCAGATAGCATATCAGGGCTAACCAGCACCCTTATGAACCTCCCGGTCGAGAGGGTTGCGCTAGCCCTGGTTATACTCGCTCTGGGGCTTCTGGCATCTGTGACAGCCAGACGGGCTATAGAGAGGTACGGGTCTAGGGTTTTCCCCCGAGACATAACACACCTGCTGGCAAGGTCAACCTACTACATGGTCCTCTTTCTAACAGCGGTTGCAGCACTGCAAGCCTTAGGGGTTGAGCTCACGGCCCTCCTCGTCGCCGGAGGCTTCGCAGGCCTGGTTCTCAGCCTCGCCCTACAGCCTCTCTTCTCGAACTTCTTCTCCGGCCTATACCTCTACGGCGAGAAAAGCCTGGTCATCGGCGACCTAATCTCTATAGGAGGTTTCATCGGTAGGGTGGTGGAGATTTCAACCATGTCGACTAGGGTTAGGACGCTCGACGGGGAGGTGGTGAGGATACCCAACTCGAGGATTATAAACGACTATATGGTGAACTACAGCAAAAGCGCTGTCAGGAGGCTGACTTTCAAGGCTTCCATCGCTTACAGGGAAGACATAGGCAAGGCTATCAATACAATCTCCAATGCTCTCGAGAGCATCTACCTGGTACTAAAGGATCCGAGTCCCGAGGTCTACGCCTCAGAGCTAGGCGACAGCGGGGTAATAATAGACGTGAAGGTCTGGGTGCCCACAGACTACTGGTATCAGGCTTCTATGCAGGTGATCAAGACAGTCAGGGAGGCGCTGGCGAGGGAGGGTATAGAAATACCATTCACCCAAGTTGACGTCTGGTTCAGGACACCCCTTGAAATCGGGGGGAAGGAGGGTTGA
- a CDS encoding DUF432 domain-containing protein, with amino-acid sequence MAAGYGVPLEQGEHRLGSSRVVVETAGDGLVRYRREVDGGGSVELLFDGTVDLQPVPMYPIFKPLYVTRFILLRIEPRIVVSPGSERTFYTLIPVDTAIYAFPGDEPTIVDVIPMDDKPSLVLYGPPESGVVARLAISSVSPRPEEPSLGRALARIAVKNISGTPVTLSRILLDSAPLKLYFERGTWRAYTQELAVEVERYRGVVMYRQPFREGTMPISDPPEVRPPRFFQRTDMMWGV; translated from the coding sequence ATGGCTGCGGGTTATGGAGTCCCTCTAGAACAGGGTGAACACAGACTCGGCTCTTCCAGGGTTGTTGTTGAGACTGCTGGAGACGGGCTCGTGAGGTATAGGCGTGAAGTGGATGGCGGCGGGAGCGTCGAGCTGCTTTTCGACGGCACTGTAGACCTGCAGCCTGTCCCGATGTACCCGATATTCAAGCCACTGTATGTTACTAGGTTTATCCTTCTGCGAATTGAACCGAGGATAGTGGTATCGCCAGGGTCGGAGAGGACATTCTACACTCTAATCCCCGTCGACACGGCTATCTACGCTTTTCCAGGGGATGAGCCCACGATTGTCGATGTTATTCCTATGGATGATAAGCCCAGTCTAGTGCTCTACGGGCCTCCGGAGTCAGGGGTCGTGGCTAGGCTTGCTATCTCCAGCGTCTCGCCACGACCCGAGGAGCCCAGTCTGGGTCGGGCGCTGGCCAGGATTGCTGTAAAAAACATATCCGGAACCCCTGTTACGCTATCCAGAATCCTCCTAGACTCAGCCCCCCTAAAACTCTACTTCGAGCGGGGCACATGGAGGGCTTATACCCAGGAGCTGGCTGTCGAGGTTGAGAGGTATAGGGGGGTTGTCATGTATAGGCAGCCCTTTAGGGAGGGTACAATGCCCATATCAGACCCGCCGGAGGTTAGGCCGCCGAGGTTCTTCCAGAGGACCGACATGATGTGGGGTGTGTAG
- a CDS encoding Brix domain-containing protein, with product MGGKGRPSGVGGYRILVTTSRRPSPRIRSFVKDLSATIPGAFRFTRGHYSMEELAREAIIRGADRIVVVGERRGNPGIIRVYAVEGPERPDNIVSFIVKGVSLSRERRWGLPSLRGGEVLVARPLDSGVAVEFADAFVIAFHARLKPPEAAGYVEAVIESLDARTVAVTFRYGGAPVGPMLRLGKPAEMVKRGRRV from the coding sequence TTGGGCGGTAAGGGGAGGCCTTCCGGTGTTGGAGGCTACAGGATACTAGTGACAACCAGCAGGAGGCCCAGCCCTAGGATAAGAAGCTTCGTGAAAGACCTTTCAGCCACAATACCAGGCGCCTTCCGCTTCACAAGGGGGCATTATAGTATGGAGGAGCTCGCGAGGGAAGCCATCATACGTGGGGCCGACAGGATTGTGGTGGTCGGGGAGAGGAGGGGCAACCCGGGCATAATCCGGGTTTACGCGGTGGAGGGTCCGGAGAGGCCTGATAACATAGTCAGCTTCATAGTGAAGGGGGTTAGCCTCTCTCGAGAGCGAAGGTGGGGGTTGCCTAGTCTGAGGGGCGGCGAGGTCCTCGTCGCCAGGCCCCTCGACTCGGGAGTGGCGGTGGAGTTCGCTGATGCATTCGTAATAGCCTTTCACGCCCGCCTTAAGCCGCCCGAGGCTGCTGGCTACGTTGAGGCCGTTATAGAGAGTCTAGACGCCAGGACAGTCGCTGTGACTTTTAGGTATGGAGGTGCACCCGTCGGTCCCATGCTCAGGCTGGGGAAGCCGGCTGAGATGGTTAAGAGGGGCCGGAGGGTTTAA
- a CDS encoding 50S ribosomal protein L37ae translates to MGRTKVVGPAGRYGPRYGVSVRKRVRDILARRYQPHECPFCGSTGTVRRVSVGVWSCRKCGNTWAGAAYTPRSGLAKYFKRYIVRG, encoded by the coding sequence ATGGGTAGAACAAAGGTAGTTGGCCCTGCGGGCAGGTACGGCCCCAGGTACGGGGTGAGCGTTAGGAAGAGGGTTCGTGACATACTGGCAAGGCGCTACCAGCCCCACGAATGCCCGTTCTGCGGCTCTACAGGCACCGTTAGAAGAGTCTCGGTGGGTGTATGGTCCTGCCGTAAATGCGGCAACACGTGGGCGGGGGCGGCGTACACTCCTAGAAGCGGCCTAGCAAAATACTTTAAGAGATATATCGTGAGAGGATAG
- the rrp42 gene encoding exosome complex protein Rrp42 — protein MSITPHRLPVAPVIVREAYLSLLRKGWRPGDRDLKTPRNVKIETGIIEKAEGSALVKLGKTQVIAGVKAGVGAPFKDTPNQGVLTVHAEFVPLASPVFEPGPPDENAIELARVVDRSLREVGAVDLESLVIRPGEKVWVLWVDLYIIDHDGNLFDASMLATMAVLLTARLPRYEESETGEIIISKEGEGEELKVKTRVVTVTTAKIDRYIVVDPNIEEEAVSDVRLVTAVDENGRIVGLQKTGMGSLTEADIETMIGYSLEASKVYFKALEEAIKP, from the coding sequence GTGAGTATAACGCCTCATAGGCTACCGGTTGCACCGGTTATTGTTAGGGAGGCCTATCTCTCCCTGCTCCGGAAGGGGTGGAGGCCTGGGGATAGGGATCTGAAGACTCCGAGGAATGTGAAGATAGAGACGGGGATAATCGAGAAGGCCGAGGGCTCTGCGCTAGTAAAGCTCGGCAAGACTCAGGTTATAGCGGGTGTTAAAGCTGGCGTTGGAGCCCCCTTCAAGGACACTCCAAACCAGGGTGTTTTAACAGTCCACGCCGAGTTCGTCCCCCTTGCCAGCCCCGTTTTCGAGCCAGGACCGCCCGACGAGAACGCTATTGAGCTGGCGAGAGTGGTTGACAGGAGTTTGAGGGAGGTTGGGGCTGTCGACCTTGAAAGCCTCGTTATAAGGCCTGGAGAAAAGGTGTGGGTCCTCTGGGTAGACCTGTATATAATAGACCATGATGGAAACCTTTTCGACGCTAGTATGCTTGCGACCATGGCCGTCCTCCTAACGGCGAGGCTCCCGAGGTACGAGGAGAGCGAGACCGGCGAGATAATCATAAGCAAAGAGGGCGAGGGCGAAGAGCTAAAGGTTAAAACGAGAGTAGTCACTGTAACTACCGCCAAGATAGACCGGTACATAGTGGTAGATCCTAACATCGAGGAGGAGGCTGTGTCCGACGTCAGGCTAGTGACCGCTGTCGACGAGAACGGCAGGATAGTGGGGTTACAGAAGACTGGCATGGGAAGCCTAACAGAGGCCGATATCGAGACGATGATAGGCTACAGCCTTGAAGCCTCGAAAGTTTACTTTAAAGCCCTTGAAGAGGCAATCAAGCCCTAG
- the rrp41 gene encoding exosome complex exonuclease Rrp41, whose amino-acid sequence MAGPAQAGVELIRDGRRHDGRLPEDLRPVRMQVGILHNADGSALVEFGRTRVLAAVYGPREPHQRFYVLPDRAALRVRYHMAPFSTDERKSPAPSRREIELSKVVREALEPVVLAEEFPRTVIDVFLEVLQADGGTRTAAVTAASLALADAGIPMRALVGGVAVGKIQGVLVVDVDELEDMYGEADMPVAAAPDIGEITLLQLNGVLTGEEFRTALAMALRAIDRVVEMEKEAIRKSYLEVGGGQE is encoded by the coding sequence GTGGCGGGACCTGCTCAAGCCGGCGTAGAGCTAATACGAGACGGGAGGAGGCATGATGGAAGGCTGCCCGAGGATCTGAGGCCTGTTAGAATGCAGGTAGGCATCCTACACAACGCCGACGGCAGCGCCTTAGTGGAGTTCGGTAGGACGAGGGTCCTAGCAGCTGTGTACGGCCCCAGAGAGCCGCATCAGAGGTTCTACGTTCTCCCCGATAGGGCCGCGCTCAGAGTCAGATACCATATGGCCCCATTCTCGACAGACGAGAGGAAAAGCCCTGCCCCCAGCAGGAGGGAGATAGAGCTTTCCAAGGTTGTCAGAGAAGCCCTCGAACCTGTTGTCCTGGCGGAGGAGTTCCCGAGGACTGTTATAGACGTGTTTCTCGAGGTCCTTCAAGCCGACGGAGGCACTAGGACGGCTGCCGTTACAGCCGCCAGTCTAGCCTTGGCCGACGCTGGCATACCTATGAGGGCTCTAGTGGGCGGTGTGGCTGTAGGCAAGATACAGGGTGTCCTCGTGGTTGATGTTGACGAGCTTGAGGATATGTATGGTGAGGCTGACATGCCGGTTGCGGCTGCTCCCGATATAGGTGAGATAACGCTTTTACAGCTCAATGGGGTCCTCACGGGAGAGGAGTTCCGGACGGCCCTGGCCATGGCGCTTCGGGCGATAGACAGGGTTGTTGAGATGGAGAAGGAGGCTATTAGGAAGAGTTATCTCGAGGTGGGGGGTGGACAGGAGTGA